One genomic region from Pseudoduganella dura encodes:
- a CDS encoding ATP-binding protein: MRALVPVLLRRHWSTRTRLLAITLAPLVALCLALLWLSYASRQDEVRADLAERGTLLARVLADSSEYAVISGQYDELRRSMRGVLQSDTAIREIALFDARRRELVRLRGRAAGGPEGRYYEAPVLKRLVWLNMRAPDGSIVFGAANGAARPRFETVGYLQVRMTPDAMLARQATRFRLELLAATAGLLLCGALAYRLSEGFDTSLQASLRALREADAGKRLLLRRLNTAVEQERQSIALEIHDELNASLIAVRLESQRIAALAAQAAPAEVAQEIARRATTVTQLALGLYGNGRALVRRLRPEVLDMLGLQGAVEEMVRQVDDSQPDCRFTCRVEGAMSDVEPELAISAYRIVQEALSNIIKHAGARRATVTLARHGGDLSIEVRDDGVGLSAGRSDGIGIAGMRERVHAVSGSFSIDSDGGGTRIAIRLPLADPAT, translated from the coding sequence ATGCGGGCGCTGGTGCCGGTCTTGCTGCGCCGCCACTGGAGCACGCGCACGCGGCTGCTGGCGATCACGCTGGCGCCGCTGGTGGCGCTGTGCCTCGCGCTGCTCTGGCTCAGCTACGCGTCGCGCCAGGACGAAGTGCGAGCGGACCTGGCCGAGCGGGGCACGCTGCTGGCACGCGTGCTGGCCGACAGCAGCGAGTACGCGGTGATCTCCGGGCAGTACGACGAGCTGCGGCGCAGCATGCGCGGTGTGCTGCAGTCCGATACCGCGATCCGCGAAATCGCGCTGTTCGACGCTCGCCGGCGCGAACTGGTGCGCCTGCGCGGCCGCGCCGCGGGCGGCCCGGAAGGCCGCTACTACGAAGCCCCCGTATTGAAGCGCCTCGTATGGCTGAACATGCGCGCGCCGGACGGCAGCATCGTGTTCGGCGCGGCCAACGGCGCCGCCCGCCCGCGCTTCGAAACCGTGGGCTACCTGCAAGTGCGCATGACGCCGGACGCGATGCTGGCACGTCAGGCGACACGCTTCCGGCTCGAACTGCTGGCGGCAACCGCCGGGCTGCTGTTGTGCGGTGCGCTGGCCTACCGGCTTTCCGAAGGTTTCGATACGTCGCTGCAGGCGTCGTTGCGGGCACTGCGGGAAGCGGATGCCGGGAAACGCCTGCTGCTGCGGCGGCTGAATACGGCCGTGGAGCAGGAGCGGCAGAGCATCGCGCTGGAAATCCACGACGAACTGAATGCTTCGCTGATCGCCGTGCGCCTGGAGTCGCAGCGTATCGCCGCGCTTGCCGCGCAGGCCGCGCCGGCGGAGGTGGCGCAGGAGATCGCGCGCCGCGCCACCACGGTCACGCAGCTGGCGCTGGGCCTCTATGGCAACGGCAGGGCGCTGGTGCGCAGGCTGCGGCCGGAGGTGCTCGACATGCTGGGCCTGCAGGGGGCCGTCGAGGAGATGGTGCGGCAGGTGGACGACAGCCAGCCGGACTGCCGTTTCACCTGCAGGGTCGAAGGCGCCATGTCGGACGTGGAACCGGAACTGGCGATCTCCGCTTACCGTATCGTCCAGGAGGCGCTGTCGAATATCATCAAGCACGCCGGCGCGCGCCGGGCGACAGTGACCCTGGCCCGGCATGGCGGCGACCTGTCCATCGAAGTTCGTGACGACGGCGTGGGCCTGTCCGCCGGGCGCTCCGACGGCATCGGCATTGCCGGCATGCGCGAGCGCGTGCATGCGGTGAGCGGCAGCTTCTCGATCGACAGCGACGGCGGCGGTACCCGCATCGCGATCCGCCTGCCGCTCGCCGATCCGGCTACTTAG
- a CDS encoding MFS transporter, translating to MTQSSHASQQHASQFALLKQRRFAPFFWTQFLGAFNDNLFKTALIVVLTFDAASWTTLKPSLVTNLIPGIFILPYVLFSATSGQIAEKFEKSTLVRFIKWAEIAIMGIAALGWMTHSLWLLVLAIFAMGTHSTLFGPVKYSYMPQQLKPEELTGGNGMVEMGTFVGILLGQVFGDVLVMHGSLGIPVVAFGTIGFAVLGLLASYRIPVTPAPAPDLKIAWNPFTETVRNLKHSAGNRTVFLSMLGNSWFWFYGAMVLAQFPVYAMTFLKGDHSVFVLLLTVFSLGIGAGSLLCEKLSGRKVEIGLVPFGSIGLSLFGIDLYFASLGYAAPAAATVDAFGLLAQSGSWRIVFDVVMIGVFGGFFIVPLFALIQLRCDPKHLSRTIAGMNILNALFMVAAAGVAILLLGQGLTIPELFLATAVMNGIVAVYIFSLVPEFLMRFLAWLLIHTVHKVKVIESGRIPEQGAAVLVCNHVSYVDAVVIMAASPRPIRFVMDHRIFKTPILGWIFRTAKAIPIAPAKEDPWLLEKAYVDIAHALHDGELVCIFPEGRLTSTGEVNEFKGGIAKVVERSQVPVIPMALRGLWGHPLSRSKDNLFGRAFRKGLRSRLALAVGQPVAPDAVTPESLQQAVLALRGDWK from the coding sequence ATGACCCAGTCCAGCCACGCAAGTCAGCAACACGCCAGCCAGTTCGCGCTGCTGAAGCAGCGCCGCTTCGCGCCGTTCTTCTGGACCCAGTTCCTGGGCGCGTTCAACGACAACCTGTTCAAGACGGCACTGATCGTGGTGCTCACGTTCGATGCCGCCAGCTGGACCACGCTGAAGCCATCGCTGGTGACGAACCTGATCCCCGGGATCTTCATCCTCCCTTACGTGCTGTTTTCCGCCACGTCCGGCCAGATCGCCGAGAAATTCGAGAAGTCGACGCTGGTGCGCTTCATCAAGTGGGCGGAGATCGCCATCATGGGCATCGCTGCGCTCGGATGGATGACGCACAGCCTGTGGCTGCTGGTGCTGGCGATCTTCGCCATGGGCACGCACTCCACGCTGTTCGGCCCCGTCAAGTATTCCTATATGCCGCAACAGCTGAAGCCCGAGGAACTCACGGGCGGCAACGGCATGGTGGAAATGGGCACCTTCGTCGGCATCCTGCTGGGCCAGGTGTTCGGCGACGTGCTCGTCATGCACGGCTCGCTGGGCATTCCGGTGGTGGCGTTCGGCACGATCGGCTTCGCGGTGCTGGGCCTGTTGGCCAGCTACCGCATTCCCGTCACGCCGGCGCCGGCGCCGGACCTGAAGATTGCCTGGAATCCGTTCACGGAAACCGTGCGTAACCTGAAGCACTCTGCCGGCAACCGCACCGTGTTCCTGTCGATGCTGGGCAATTCGTGGTTCTGGTTCTACGGCGCGATGGTGCTGGCCCAGTTCCCCGTGTATGCGATGACGTTCCTGAAGGGCGACCACAGCGTGTTCGTGCTGCTGCTCACGGTGTTCTCGCTGGGGATCGGCGCCGGCTCGCTGTTGTGCGAGAAGCTTTCCGGCCGCAAGGTGGAGATCGGGCTGGTGCCGTTCGGATCGATCGGCCTGTCGCTGTTCGGCATCGACCTGTATTTCGCCAGCCTGGGCTACGCGGCCCCCGCGGCCGCCACGGTCGATGCGTTCGGCCTGCTCGCGCAGTCGGGCAGCTGGCGCATCGTGTTCGACGTGGTGATGATCGGCGTGTTCGGCGGCTTCTTCATCGTGCCGCTGTTCGCGCTGATCCAGCTGCGCTGCGATCCGAAGCACCTGTCGCGCACGATCGCCGGCATGAACATCCTGAATGCGCTGTTCATGGTCGCGGCGGCCGGCGTGGCCATCCTGCTGCTGGGGCAGGGCCTGACGATCCCCGAACTGTTCCTGGCCACCGCGGTCATGAACGGCATCGTGGCCGTCTACATCTTCTCGCTGGTGCCGGAATTCCTGATGCGCTTCCTGGCCTGGCTGCTGATCCACACGGTGCACAAGGTGAAGGTGATCGAGTCCGGCCGGATTCCGGAGCAGGGCGCCGCGGTCCTCGTCTGCAACCATGTCAGCTATGTCGACGCGGTCGTCATCATGGCGGCCAGCCCGCGGCCGATCCGCTTCGTGATGGACCACCGCATTTTCAAAACACCGATCCTGGGCTGGATCTTCCGCACCGCGAAGGCGATCCCGATCGCGCCGGCCAAGGAAGACCCGTGGCTGCTGGAGAAAGCCTACGTGGACATCGCGCATGCGCTGCACGACGGTGAGCTGGTCTGCATCTTCCCCGAGGGGCGGCTGACGAGCACCGGCGAAGTGAACGAGTTCAAGGGCGGCATCGCCAAGGTGGTGGAACGTTCGCAGGTGCCGGTGATCCCGATGGCGCTGCGCGGGCTGTGGGGGCATCCGCTGTCGCGCAGCAAGGATAACCTGTTCGGCCGCGCCTTCCGCAAGGGCCTGCGTTCGCGGCTGGCGCTGGCCGTGGGCCAGCCGGTAGCACCGGATGCGGTCACGCCGGAGTCGTTGCAGCAGGCGGTGCTGGCGCTGCGCGGCGACTGGAAGTAG
- a CDS encoding energy transducer TonB, with translation MNFAGNSQRNPAGIAVVVLLHVLVAFVAVQGSKVLIHRAPPGVIDLVPVAELPPPPPPPPVPMPDPVKLPPTTIVVPDLPQDVPPPAVPVQMATRPASEPVPPATSTGATATAQHIEPAGRTPVRVAPVVDAGACTRPEYPRNAQRNGETGTVTLALLVGTDGRVAESKVEKSSGSRELDRAALAGLSLCRFQPGTVDGVPYQSWTRLQYQWSLDD, from the coding sequence ATGAACTTCGCCGGTAATTCGCAGAGAAACCCAGCAGGCATCGCTGTCGTCGTGCTGCTGCACGTACTGGTGGCGTTTGTCGCCGTGCAGGGCTCGAAAGTACTGATCCACCGCGCGCCTCCCGGCGTCATCGACCTGGTGCCGGTGGCCGAACTCCCGCCACCGCCGCCACCGCCGCCGGTGCCGATGCCCGATCCCGTGAAGCTGCCGCCCACGACGATTGTCGTTCCCGACCTGCCGCAGGATGTTCCGCCACCGGCCGTGCCGGTGCAAATGGCGACGCGGCCTGCGAGCGAACCGGTACCTCCCGCCACGTCGACGGGCGCCACGGCGACTGCGCAGCACATCGAGCCTGCCGGCAGGACGCCGGTACGGGTCGCGCCGGTGGTCGATGCCGGGGCGTGCACGCGGCCGGAATATCCCCGCAATGCGCAGCGCAACGGCGAAACGGGTACCGTCACACTGGCGCTGCTGGTCGGTACCGACGGCAGGGTTGCGGAATCGAAGGTGGAGAAATCGAGCGGGTCGCGCGAGCTGGACCGCGCGGCGCTGGCGGGACTGTCGTTGTGCCGCTTCCAGCCCGGCACCGTGGATGGCGTGCCGTACCAGTCCTGGACACGGCTGCAGTACCAGTGGAGCCTGGACGATTGA
- a CDS encoding efflux transporter outer membrane subunit, with product MSKTLITLAVTALLAGCNLAPIYERPAAPVTPAWPQGDAYQPSAQPADGKAVNDLAWREFIADPQLEQLIELSLANNRDLRVSILNIEAARAQYGVSRADRVPGLNASVAQTAQRVPDNQANGEGYISRQYSAGLGIPAFELDFFGKVKNLSEAALQLYLGTEEARRAQQISLVSEVANAWLTLAADQERLRLAQDTLKSQQISYELSKRRFEAGATSGLDMYEAQTSVETARSDVAVYTAQVAADQNALTLLAGAAVPAELLPQGTLQSVTQLAELPAGVPSEVLARRPDVLSAERSLQAQNANIGVARAAFFPSISLTASAGGASSDLSNLFKAGAGTWTFIPQLTLPIFAGGRNQANLDLARTNRDIAVAQYEKAIQSAFREVSDALAQRGTIDERVASQAALVEASNKSYQIHEQRYQKGAESYLNALVSQRTLYAAQQTYISARLAKASNQVTLYKVLGGGWQ from the coding sequence ATGAGCAAGACACTGATTACCCTGGCCGTGACGGCACTGCTGGCCGGCTGCAACCTGGCGCCCATCTACGAGCGCCCCGCGGCGCCGGTGACGCCGGCATGGCCGCAGGGCGATGCCTACCAGCCTTCGGCACAGCCGGCCGACGGCAAGGCCGTCAACGACCTCGCGTGGCGCGAGTTCATCGCCGACCCGCAGCTGGAACAGCTGATCGAGCTGTCGCTGGCCAACAACCGCGACCTGCGCGTGTCGATCCTCAATATCGAGGCCGCCCGCGCGCAATACGGCGTGAGCCGCGCCGACCGCGTGCCGGGCCTGAACGCCAGCGTGGCCCAGACGGCCCAGCGCGTGCCCGACAACCAGGCCAATGGCGAAGGCTACATCTCGCGCCAGTATTCGGCGGGCCTTGGCATCCCGGCCTTCGAACTGGATTTCTTCGGCAAGGTGAAGAACCTGTCGGAAGCGGCGCTGCAGCTGTACCTGGGCACCGAGGAGGCGCGCCGCGCGCAGCAGATCAGCCTCGTCTCCGAAGTGGCGAACGCCTGGCTCACGCTGGCCGCCGACCAGGAACGCCTGCGCCTGGCGCAGGACACGCTGAAGAGCCAGCAGATCTCGTATGAGCTCAGCAAGCGCCGCTTCGAGGCGGGCGCCACGTCCGGCCTGGACATGTACGAAGCACAGACCAGCGTGGAAACGGCGCGCAGCGACGTGGCCGTCTACACCGCCCAGGTGGCGGCGGACCAGAACGCGCTGACCTTGCTGGCCGGCGCCGCCGTGCCTGCCGAGCTGCTGCCGCAAGGCACGCTGCAGTCGGTGACGCAACTGGCGGAACTGCCGGCGGGCGTGCCCTCCGAAGTGCTGGCGCGCCGGCCGGACGTGCTGTCCGCCGAGCGCTCGCTGCAGGCGCAGAACGCCAACATCGGCGTGGCCCGGGCCGCGTTCTTCCCGAGCATCTCGCTGACGGCATCGGCCGGCGGCGCGAGCAGCGACCTGTCGAACCTGTTCAAGGCGGGCGCCGGCACGTGGACGTTCATTCCCCAGCTGACGCTGCCGATCTTCGCGGGCGGCCGCAACCAGGCCAACCTGGACCTGGCGCGCACCAACCGCGATATCGCCGTGGCGCAGTATGAAAAGGCGATCCAGTCGGCCTTCCGGGAAGTGTCCGATGCGCTGGCCCAGCGCGGCACGATCGACGAGCGCGTGGCATCGCAGGCGGCGCTGGTGGAAGCTTCCAACAAGAGCTACCAGATCCACGAGCAGCGTTACCAGAAGGGCGCCGAGTCGTACCTGAACGCGCTGGTATCGCAGCGCACGCTGTACGCGGCGCAGCAGACCTACATCAGCGCGCGGCTGGCGAAGGCTTCCAACCAGGTAACCTTGTACAAGGTTCTTGGCGGCGGCTGGCAGTAA
- a CDS encoding efflux RND transporter permease subunit: MARFFIDRPIFAWVIAIVIMLAGGLAIWTLPIAQYPSIAPPSISISGSYPGASAKTVEDAVTQVIEQKMKGIDGLRYMSSSSDSTGGISITLTFKSGTNPDIAQVQVQNKLQLATPLLPTAVTQQGLVVSKATKNFLLVLGFVSEDGSMDQSDLGDYVAANVLDPLSRVQGVGDVTLFGSQYAMRIWLDPTKLSSYQLTPADVITAVQAQNAEVSAGELGGAPAVQGQQLNATVTAQSRLQTAEQFGAILLKTQATGATVHLRDVARMELGRENYNTVARFNGKPAAGVALKLATGANALDTAKAVEAKIAEMGKLFPKGMKAMVAFDTTPFVKLSIEEVVKTLAEAIVLVFLVMYLFLQNFRATLIPTMAVPVVLLGTFAVLSALGYSINTLTMFAMVLAIGLLVDDAIVVVENVERVMTEEGLSPKEATKKSMGQISGALVGIAMVLSAVFVPMAFFGGSTGVIYRQFSITIVSAMVLSVLVAMVFTPALCATFLKPVEKGHHMTNRGFFGWFNRTFEKGTDKYQGVVAGMIRRRAPSMIMYAVLLAILAVLFMRLPTSFLPEEDQGVLFTQIQLPTGATQERTLKTIEKVEQYFMNDEKANVASVFAVAGFSFGGNGQNTGIAFVRMKDWSERSGKENRVSAIAGRAMGKLLQLRDSMVFSFAPPAVIELGNASGFDLQLQDVGGVGHAALMAARNQLLGMAGQNKMLAGVRPNGQEDTPQYKVTIDQQKATALGLAVADVNRVLSVGWGSSYVNDFVDRGRVKKVFMQGQADSRMVPEDLSKWFVRNTAGEMVPFSAFASGEWIYASPRLERYNGLSSMNIQGSPAPGVSSGAAMAEVEKMVAQLPPGIGFEWTGLSVEERESGSQTPMLYTISILIVFLCLAALYESWSVPFSVLLVIPLGIIGTVIATWGFHLSNDVYFQVGLLTVVGLAAKNAILIVEFAKELQEGGKDVREATLEAVKLRLRPILMTSIAFGLGVLPLALASGAGSGSQNAIGVAVLGGMLTATFLGIFFVPVFFVLVRSISKSKGVKDTPPAAGTIVKETH; encoded by the coding sequence ATGGCAAGATTTTTCATCGATCGCCCCATCTTCGCGTGGGTGATCGCCATCGTCATCATGCTCGCGGGCGGCCTCGCGATCTGGACCCTGCCGATCGCGCAGTATCCGAGCATCGCGCCGCCTTCGATCTCGATTTCCGGCTCGTACCCGGGCGCCTCCGCGAAGACCGTGGAAGACGCCGTTACGCAGGTCATCGAACAGAAGATGAAGGGCATCGACGGCTTGCGCTACATGAGCTCGTCGTCCGACTCGACCGGCGGCATCAGCATCACGCTGACGTTCAAGAGCGGCACCAATCCGGATATCGCCCAGGTGCAGGTACAGAACAAGCTGCAGCTGGCCACGCCGCTGCTGCCCACCGCCGTCACGCAACAGGGTCTGGTGGTATCGAAAGCCACCAAGAACTTCCTGCTGGTGCTGGGCTTCGTTTCCGAAGACGGCAGCATGGACCAGTCCGACCTGGGCGACTACGTGGCGGCCAACGTGCTCGACCCGCTGTCGCGGGTGCAGGGCGTGGGCGACGTGACGCTGTTCGGTTCGCAGTACGCGATGCGCATCTGGCTCGATCCGACCAAGCTGAGCAGCTATCAGCTGACGCCGGCCGACGTGATCACCGCCGTGCAGGCGCAGAACGCGGAAGTCTCTGCCGGTGAACTGGGCGGTGCCCCTGCCGTACAGGGCCAGCAGCTGAACGCCACCGTGACGGCGCAGAGCCGCCTGCAGACCGCCGAGCAGTTCGGCGCGATCCTGCTGAAGACGCAGGCCACCGGCGCCACCGTGCACCTGCGCGACGTGGCCAGGATGGAACTGGGCCGCGAAAACTACAATACCGTGGCGCGTTTCAACGGCAAGCCGGCCGCCGGCGTGGCGCTGAAGCTGGCCACCGGCGCCAACGCGCTCGATACCGCCAAGGCCGTGGAAGCCAAGATCGCGGAGATGGGCAAGCTCTTCCCGAAAGGGATGAAGGCGATGGTGGCGTTCGATACCACGCCGTTCGTCAAGCTGTCGATCGAGGAAGTGGTCAAGACGCTGGCCGAGGCCATCGTGCTGGTGTTCCTCGTGATGTACCTGTTCCTGCAGAATTTCCGTGCCACGCTGATTCCGACGATGGCGGTGCCGGTCGTGCTGCTGGGTACCTTCGCCGTGCTCTCCGCGCTGGGTTATTCCATCAACACGCTGACGATGTTCGCGATGGTGCTGGCGATCGGCCTGCTGGTCGACGATGCGATCGTGGTGGTGGAAAACGTCGAGCGGGTGATGACGGAAGAAGGCCTGTCGCCGAAGGAGGCGACGAAGAAATCGATGGGCCAGATTTCCGGCGCGCTGGTGGGTATCGCCATGGTGCTGTCCGCCGTGTTCGTGCCGATGGCGTTCTTCGGCGGCTCCACCGGCGTGATCTATCGCCAGTTCTCGATCACGATCGTGTCGGCCATGGTGTTGTCCGTGCTTGTGGCGATGGTCTTCACGCCGGCACTGTGCGCCACGTTCCTCAAGCCGGTTGAAAAAGGTCATCACATGACCAACCGCGGCTTCTTCGGCTGGTTCAACCGCACGTTCGAAAAGGGCACCGACAAGTACCAGGGCGTGGTTGCCGGCATGATCCGCCGCCGCGCGCCGTCGATGATCATGTATGCCGTTCTGCTGGCAATCCTGGCCGTGCTGTTCATGCGCCTGCCGACTTCGTTCCTGCCGGAAGAAGACCAGGGCGTGCTGTTCACGCAGATCCAGCTGCCCACCGGCGCCACGCAGGAACGCACGTTGAAAACGATCGAAAAGGTCGAGCAGTACTTCATGAACGATGAGAAGGCCAACGTCGCTTCCGTGTTCGCGGTGGCCGGCTTCTCGTTCGGCGGCAATGGCCAGAACACCGGTATCGCCTTCGTGCGGATGAAGGACTGGTCCGAGCGTTCGGGCAAGGAAAACCGCGTGAGCGCGATCGCCGGCCGTGCCATGGGCAAGCTGCTGCAGTTGCGCGACTCGATGGTGTTCTCGTTCGCGCCGCCGGCGGTGATCGAACTGGGCAATGCTTCCGGCTTCGACCTGCAGCTGCAGGACGTGGGCGGCGTGGGCCATGCGGCGCTGATGGCCGCGCGCAACCAGCTGCTCGGCATGGCCGGGCAGAACAAGATGCTGGCGGGCGTGCGCCCGAACGGCCAGGAAGACACGCCGCAGTACAAGGTCACCATCGACCAGCAGAAAGCCACCGCGCTGGGCCTGGCCGTGGCGGACGTGAACCGCGTGCTGTCGGTGGGCTGGGGTTCGTCGTACGTGAACGATTTCGTCGACCGCGGCCGCGTGAAGAAGGTGTTCATGCAGGGCCAGGCGGATTCGCGCATGGTGCCGGAAGATCTCTCCAAGTGGTTCGTGCGCAACACCGCCGGCGAGATGGTGCCGTTCTCCGCGTTCGCCAGCGGCGAGTGGATCTATGCATCGCCACGCCTGGAGCGCTACAACGGCCTGTCGTCCATGAACATCCAGGGCAGCCCGGCGCCGGGCGTGAGCTCCGGCGCGGCGATGGCCGAGGTGGAGAAGATGGTCGCGCAACTGCCGCCCGGCATCGGCTTCGAATGGACCGGCCTGTCGGTGGAGGAACGCGAATCCGGTTCGCAGACGCCGATGCTGTACACCATCTCGATCCTGATCGTGTTCCTGTGCCTGGCCGCGCTGTATGAAAGCTGGTCGGTGCCGTTCTCGGTGCTGCTGGTGATCCCGCTGGGTATCATCGGTACCGTGATCGCCACCTGGGGCTTCCACCTGTCGAACGACGTGTACTTCCAGGTGGGCCTGTTGACCGTGGTCGGCCTGGCGGCAAAGAACGCGATCCTGATTGTGGAATTCGCCAAGGAACTGCAGGAAGGCGGGAAGGACGTGCGCGAAGCCACGCTGGAAGCGGTGAAGCTGCGCCTGCGCCCGATCCTGATGACGTCGATCGCCTTCGGCCTGGGCGTGCTGCCGCTGGCCCTGGCGAGCGGTGCCGGCTCGGGCAGCCAGAACGCCATCGGCGTGGCCGTCCTGGGGGGCATGCTGACCGCCACGTTCCTCGGCATCTTCTTCGTGCCGGTGTTCTTCGTGCTGGTGCGCAGCATCTCGAAGTCGAAGGGCGTGAAGGACACGCCGCCGGCCGCCGGCACCATCGTTAAGGAAACCCATTAA
- a CDS encoding efflux RND transporter periplasmic adaptor subunit, translated as MDHTLSRPPLRSAGILFLACAAALTAGCDSDKKQQAGAPGGKMPPPQVAVYTVQPQALPVVAELPGRTSAFQIAEVRPQVAGIVQKRLFTEGADVKAGTPLYQIDSATYQATFSSAKAALARAEANLLTAGPKVKRYKELVEIEGVSRQDYDDAVAAEAQARADVESAKAQLQTARINVGYTKVEAPISGRISRSNVTAGALVTAGQETPMTTVQQLDPIYVDVTQSSEDLLRLRKAMNGDGMKKASGKVTLKLADGTTYAQEGKLQFADATVDQGTGNVTLRALFPNPKQELLPGMFVRAVVESGINEQAIAVPQQGVTRNQKGEATALVLNGQGIVEQRVIATTGTSGDKWLVSSGLAAGDRVIVEGLQKVKPGAPAVVAAPAAPAAASTAAAKPAAAAQ; from the coding sequence ATGGACCACACGCTCTCTCGCCCGCCGCTGCGTTCGGCCGGCATCCTTTTCCTCGCATGCGCGGCGGCGCTGACCGCCGGCTGCGACTCCGACAAGAAACAGCAGGCCGGCGCGCCGGGCGGCAAGATGCCGCCGCCGCAGGTCGCTGTATACACCGTGCAGCCGCAGGCGCTGCCGGTGGTGGCTGAACTGCCGGGCCGTACTTCCGCTTTCCAGATCGCCGAAGTGCGCCCGCAGGTGGCCGGCATCGTGCAGAAGCGCCTGTTCACGGAAGGCGCCGACGTCAAGGCCGGCACGCCGCTGTACCAGATCGATTCGGCCACCTACCAGGCTACCTTCAGTTCCGCCAAGGCGGCGCTCGCCAGGGCTGAAGCGAACCTGCTGACGGCCGGCCCGAAAGTGAAGCGTTACAAGGAACTGGTCGAAATCGAAGGCGTGAGCCGCCAGGACTACGACGATGCCGTGGCTGCCGAAGCGCAGGCGCGGGCCGACGTGGAGTCGGCCAAGGCGCAGCTGCAGACGGCGCGCATCAATGTGGGCTACACGAAGGTGGAAGCACCGATCTCGGGCCGCATCAGCCGCTCGAACGTGACGGCAGGCGCGCTGGTGACGGCCGGCCAGGAAACGCCGATGACGACCGTGCAGCAACTCGATCCGATCTATGTCGACGTCACGCAATCGAGCGAGGACCTGCTGCGCCTGCGCAAGGCGATGAATGGCGACGGCATGAAGAAGGCTTCCGGCAAGGTCACGCTGAAGCTGGCCGACGGCACCACCTACGCGCAGGAAGGCAAGCTGCAGTTCGCCGACGCCACCGTGGACCAGGGCACCGGCAACGTCACGCTGCGCGCGCTGTTCCCGAACCCGAAGCAGGAACTGCTGCCCGGCATGTTCGTGCGCGCCGTGGTCGAAAGCGGCATCAACGAGCAGGCCATCGCCGTGCCGCAGCAGGGCGTGACCCGCAACCAGAAGGGTGAAGCCACCGCGCTGGTGCTGAACGGGCAGGGCATCGTCGAGCAGCGCGTCATCGCCACCACCGGCACCTCCGGCGACAAGTGGCTGGTCAGCTCCGGCCTGGCCGCCGGCGATCGCGTGATCGTCGAAGGCCTGCAGAAGGTGAAGCCGGGCGCGCCCGCCGTGGTCGCGGCGCCTGCCGCACCCGCAGCGGCCAGCACGGCCGCCGCCAAGCCGGCCGCCGCCGCCCAATAA
- a CDS encoding response regulator transcription factor, whose product MKKREEGRIRVMLADDHPIVMSGFAMSLARPDIDVVAQARSPEEAMEQHAALQPDVLVLDIRFGEQLTGLDVARGILGRQPDARIVFLTQFDQDSLVKECYRIGARAFITKDCDPEELAAAVRRAHTGELYFMPRIAERLASLSVKGDVSPQSLLDERALEIFTLMAEGLTNAEIAERLDVSSKTISNASQAIKDKLGVHRAADITRLAVRYGLLQP is encoded by the coding sequence ATGAAAAAGCGGGAGGAAGGGCGCATCCGCGTGATGCTGGCGGACGATCATCCGATCGTCATGAGCGGGTTCGCCATGTCGCTGGCCAGGCCGGACATCGATGTGGTGGCGCAGGCGCGGAGCCCGGAAGAGGCAATGGAACAGCATGCGGCCCTGCAGCCGGATGTGCTGGTGCTGGATATCCGCTTCGGCGAGCAGCTGACGGGCCTCGACGTGGCGCGCGGCATCCTGGGGCGCCAGCCGGATGCGCGAATCGTGTTCCTCACGCAGTTCGACCAGGACAGCCTGGTGAAGGAGTGCTACCGGATCGGCGCGCGCGCCTTCATCACGAAGGATTGCGATCCGGAAGAACTGGCGGCCGCGGTGCGCCGCGCGCATACGGGCGAACTGTATTTCATGCCGCGCATCGCCGAGCGGCTTGCCAGCCTGTCGGTCAAGGGCGACGTGTCGCCCCAGTCGCTGCTCGACGAGCGCGCGCTGGAGATATTCACGCTGATGGCCGAGGGCCTCACCAACGCGGAAATCGCCGAACGGCTGGACGTGTCGTCGAAGACGATCAGCAATGCCAGCCAGGCGATCAAGGATAAGCTGGGCGTGCACCGCGCGGCGGACATCACGCGCCTGGCCGTGCGCTACGGGCTGCTGCAGCCCTGA
- a CDS encoding GNAT family N-acetyltransferase, with protein MSSRTSRTIEMRPAEAADQAFLSLLYASTRTADQRMGACDARTEAMLMALQFRARQTLLHALYPYSDMAVIVERERPVGALHVNYGSDEIRILDISLLPETRGRGIGLGLLRSLQAQGARMRVPVRLDVLPGTRVQRLFQRCGFTLNGANGLYLCMEWMPPLLT; from the coding sequence ATGTCAAGCAGGACTTCCCGCACGATCGAAATGCGGCCGGCGGAAGCCGCCGACCAGGCCTTCCTGTCGCTGCTGTATGCCAGCACCCGCACCGCCGACCAGCGCATGGGCGCCTGCGATGCGCGTACCGAGGCCATGCTGATGGCCCTGCAGTTCCGCGCCCGGCAAACCCTGCTCCATGCGCTCTATCCTTACAGCGACATGGCCGTGATCGTCGAGCGCGAGCGGCCGGTCGGCGCGCTGCACGTCAATTACGGCTCCGACGAGATCCGCATCCTCGATATCAGCCTGCTGCCCGAAACCCGCGGCCGCGGCATCGGCCTCGGGCTGCTGCGCAGCTTGCAGGCCCAGGGGGCGCGCATGCGCGTGCCCGTGCGGCTCGACGTGTTGCCCGGTACCCGGGTGCAACGCCTGTTCCAGCGTTGCGGGTTTACGCTCAACGGGGCGAACGGGCTGTACTTGTGCATGGAGTGGATGCCGCCGTTGCTGACCTGA